In a single window of the Polynucleobacter sp. MWH-UH24A genome:
- a CDS encoding polymer-forming cytoskeletal protein, producing the protein MAENIKPGSLFVGEGVVIKGNFDVPDMAAIAGLVEGELTTKQVMVDSSGVINGKVNAETVEVRGEITQGLSVTDHLTVYATGKITGTIEYSQISVEKGAHLTGDLKVISKPSY; encoded by the coding sequence ATGGCTGAAAACATCAAACCCGGCTCCCTATTCGTTGGTGAGGGTGTGGTCATTAAAGGTAATTTTGATGTGCCCGATATGGCTGCCATTGCCGGGTTGGTCGAGGGTGAGCTAACAACAAAGCAAGTTATGGTCGACTCGTCTGGGGTGATCAACGGCAAAGTGAATGCAGAAACCGTCGAAGTTCGTGGCGAAATTACGCAGGGCCTTTCAGTGACCGACCATTTAACGGTTTACGCTACCGGCAAAATTACTGGCACCATTGAGTATTCGCAAATCAGCGTAGAAAAAGGTGCGCATCTCACTGGCGATCTAAAAGTCATTAGTAAGCCGAGTTATTAA
- a CDS encoding FliA/WhiG family RNA polymerase sigma factor, translating into MPPRTPTAYQALDLNEAITTHLPLVKRIAYQIASRLPPNVEIDDLVQEGLTGLLDALKRYEPQPNLNFEVYARTRIRGAIYDACRRNDILPRNQRDDLVRLEKTTRSLEQTLGRHPTEIEVADACEMSLDQYHEVMGTMVNLMPLDDLSEEMLPADLGSDPLQAASMRQFADRIASILEGLPENERLVMALHYQEDLSYREIAQVMNLTAGRISQIHTQGMIRIRAKLKINSSD; encoded by the coding sequence ATGCCTCCACGCACTCCCACTGCCTATCAGGCGCTTGACCTCAATGAGGCCATCACCACCCATTTACCGCTGGTAAAACGCATTGCCTATCAGATTGCTTCGCGTTTACCCCCTAATGTTGAAATCGATGATTTGGTGCAAGAGGGCTTAACGGGTTTACTCGATGCACTCAAGCGTTACGAACCGCAACCAAATCTGAACTTTGAGGTCTATGCGCGTACCCGAATTCGGGGGGCCATTTACGATGCTTGTCGGCGCAACGATATCCTGCCGCGCAACCAACGCGATGATCTTGTCCGACTTGAAAAAACTACGCGTTCTCTTGAACAGACCCTCGGTCGCCATCCCACCGAGATCGAAGTGGCTGATGCTTGTGAAATGAGCCTTGATCAATACCATGAGGTGATGGGGACGATGGTCAATCTCATGCCCTTGGATGATCTCTCCGAAGAAATGCTCCCCGCTGATCTGGGTTCCGATCCACTTCAAGCAGCATCGATGCGGCAGTTTGCCGATCGTATTGCATCGATTCTTGAGGGCTTACCTGAAAATGAACGACTAGTAATGGCGCTGCATTACCAGGAAGACTTATCCTATCGTGAGATTGCGCAGGTCATGAACCTAACGGCTGGGCGCATTAGCCAAATCCATACCCAAGGAATGATTCGGATTCGGGCGAAGTTGAAGATTAATTCTTCAGACTAG
- a CDS encoding tetratricopeptide repeat protein — protein MKKKNNIKIKKNSLEVKKNLEKGLHYYNLERYQESQLFLEKVLELDPVNFDAITMSSVIAYKTKNSALAAELALIGLNINPNSAKLHNHFSYVLRDLKLFDRAFKEIQIAIQLEPENPSHYKCRGSIYQDQEKFLEAKGDYERALKLKNNDELVFNNLGVVLAELKDYNKAIENYEKAINLKSDYATAYSNLSLVYQKLHQYEKAKELISKAISIDPKKDIFYTNQSAILSDNNELEEALKSLKISTELNPDNHDSFYNMGLTYLTLGHFFEGWKGYDHRWHVKSFNSKRIEFDKPILDVGQKAERLLIYGEQGIGDQILYSSLLPLIENIANRTIILVEKRLVELLNRSFPNIEFISEINSKTIFDQYLALGSLGKFFINQADDFNKIANKFLIANEAYSESLKNQLCLEKKLLCGISWRSKSGKHGESKSLTLEDFLPLFNLPNIQFVNLQYGNVEEELKEFEHRHGIKILQCDSVDNMQDIDGLASLVEACDFVVTCSNTTTHIVGGLGKECYLMTPSNAGSLWYWGNVKDGRSLWYPSIQIFKQPSLNNWAGAMNLIVDKIKQKYLV, from the coding sequence ATGAAGAAAAAAAATAATATAAAAATAAAAAAAAATTCTCTAGAAGTAAAAAAGAATTTAGAAAAAGGTTTGCATTATTACAATCTTGAGCGATATCAAGAATCTCAATTATTTTTAGAAAAAGTTCTTGAACTTGACCCTGTAAATTTTGATGCTATTACGATGTCAAGTGTAATTGCATACAAGACAAAAAATTCAGCACTTGCAGCAGAACTTGCACTAATTGGTTTAAATATAAATCCTAATAGTGCAAAACTTCATAATCACTTTAGTTATGTATTGAGAGATTTAAAACTATTCGATAGGGCATTTAAAGAAATTCAGATTGCGATTCAGCTTGAACCAGAAAATCCCAGCCATTACAAATGCAGAGGCTCAATATATCAAGATCAAGAAAAATTTTTAGAGGCAAAGGGTGATTATGAGAGAGCACTCAAACTTAAAAATAATGATGAACTCGTTTTTAATAACTTAGGCGTGGTGTTGGCGGAGTTAAAGGACTACAACAAAGCTATTGAAAATTATGAAAAAGCTATAAATTTAAAGAGTGATTATGCAACAGCTTATTCAAATTTATCCTTGGTTTATCAGAAATTACATCAATATGAAAAAGCCAAAGAGTTGATCAGTAAAGCAATTTCGATTGACCCAAAGAAAGATATTTTCTATACCAATCAGTCTGCAATTTTGAGCGACAACAACGAATTAGAAGAAGCTCTAAAAAGTCTAAAAATTTCAACTGAATTAAATCCAGATAATCACGATTCTTTTTATAACATGGGATTAACTTATTTAACCCTAGGTCACTTTTTTGAGGGATGGAAAGGATACGATCATCGATGGCATGTTAAATCATTCAATTCAAAAAGGATTGAATTTGATAAACCAATATTAGATGTAGGTCAAAAAGCAGAGCGTTTGTTGATTTATGGCGAACAAGGGATTGGAGATCAAATTTTGTACTCTTCGTTATTGCCGCTCATTGAAAATATAGCAAACAGAACTATTATTCTTGTGGAAAAAAGATTAGTGGAGCTGCTCAATCGCTCTTTTCCAAATATTGAATTTATTAGCGAAATAAATTCAAAAACTATTTTTGATCAGTATTTGGCTCTGGGGTCGTTAGGAAAGTTCTTTATAAATCAGGCTGATGATTTTAATAAGATCGCTAATAAGTTTTTAATTGCTAATGAAGCGTACTCTGAATCATTAAAAAATCAGCTTTGTCTAGAGAAAAAATTATTATGTGGTATTTCATGGAGAAGTAAATCAGGTAAGCATGGAGAAAGTAAAAGTCTCACTCTAGAGGATTTTCTACCATTATTTAATTTGCCAAACATTCAATTTGTTAATCTTCAGTATGGAAATGTTGAGGAAGAGTTGAAGGAGTTTGAACATAGGCATGGCATCAAAATACTGCAGTGTGACTCGGTGGATAATATGCAAGATATTGACGGCCTAGCTTCGTTAGTAGAGGCTTGCGATTTTGTAGTAACGTGTAGTAACACCACCACTCATATTGTTGGTGGACTCGGTAAAGAGTGCTATCTGATGACTCCAAGTAATGCGGGCAGTTTATGGTATTGGGGCAACGTGAAAGATGGTAGAAGCCTTTGGTATCCAAGTATTCAAATATTCAAGCAACCTTCCTTAAATAACTGGGCAGGCGCAATGAATTTAATCGTTGATAAAATCAAACAAAAGTATCTAGTCTGA
- a CDS encoding PDZ domain-containing protein → MSTEVKKTVHGWFLGFASLLLAIALGVLFSAASDLTDASMQFNALTVKQPRFADFVGPQRYDMLMKKATKRPAANPAQKANTEAAKSPIDPAKAPPEPSKAANPPADQPLALDAAIQRTFEFFSEYENKLSKPSLQIIKPVVAAIEIGSPAEQSGIKVGDTILTVGGTKLESVMGFYLALSDKPSPELSLRVLRDKRELNIILRSPKGIIFHGNNTGIKFALPEDVFYITEQDAKRLAEQYKNDFMSTIPADWRADAANNLMQMARQLNNLGTEMVDLNNAKPIRIKSSDLIAWQHKRWSESLEDYFSQRRLLENKVIEILGSFGDAISGLVAALLFFGIALLSFLYNRSFRHKSSA, encoded by the coding sequence ATGTCCACCGAAGTGAAAAAAACAGTGCATGGTTGGTTCTTGGGCTTTGCCAGCCTTCTCTTAGCCATTGCGCTGGGGGTTTTATTTAGTGCCGCTAGCGATCTAACCGATGCCTCGATGCAATTTAATGCCTTAACTGTGAAGCAACCCCGCTTTGCTGATTTTGTTGGCCCGCAGCGCTATGACATGTTGATGAAAAAGGCGACCAAACGCCCGGCTGCGAACCCTGCCCAAAAAGCAAATACCGAGGCAGCGAAGTCTCCGATCGATCCCGCGAAGGCTCCCCCCGAACCCTCAAAGGCCGCTAATCCCCCTGCCGATCAGCCACTTGCACTGGACGCTGCGATTCAGAGAACCTTTGAGTTTTTCTCGGAGTACGAAAATAAATTATCGAAGCCCAGCTTGCAGATCATTAAGCCCGTGGTTGCTGCGATCGAGATCGGATCACCGGCCGAGCAATCGGGGATCAAGGTGGGCGACACGATTTTGACCGTGGGCGGCACTAAGCTGGAATCCGTGATGGGGTTTTATCTAGCGCTTAGCGATAAGCCAAGCCCTGAACTCTCTTTGCGAGTGTTGCGGGATAAGCGGGAGTTAAACATTATTTTGCGCAGCCCCAAGGGAATTATTTTTCATGGCAACAACACAGGAATTAAGTTTGCCCTCCCAGAGGATGTTTTCTACATTACCGAGCAAGATGCCAAGCGACTGGCTGAGCAATATAAAAATGATTTTATGAGCACCATTCCCGCCGATTGGCGCGCTGATGCAGCCAACAATTTGATGCAGATGGCACGTCAGCTCAACAATTTAGGTACGGAAATGGTTGATCTCAATAACGCCAAGCCAATTCGGATTAAATCAAGTGATTTGATTGCATGGCAGCATAAACGCTGGTCAGAAAGTCTGGAGGATTATTTCAGTCAGCGCCGCTTGCTGGAAAACAAGGTCATTGAGATTTTGGGCAGCTTTGGGGATGCCATCAGCGGCCTGGTGGCTGCCTTATTGTTCTTTGGGATTGCTCTGTTATCGTTCTTATATAACCGCTCGTTTAGGCATAAAAGTTCAGCATGA
- the flhA gene encoding flagellar biosynthesis protein FlhA, translating into MNILGIETAKLPSPSAQGAIPVLVLLVLIMMLVPLPAVMLDVLFTFNIALSIIVLFTAINIKSFKDFVAFPTVLLLTTLLRLSLNVASTRVVLSEGYQGTDAAGKVIEAFGVFLISGNFAVGIVIFIVITIINFVVITKGSGRVAEVSARFALDSMPGKQMAIDADLNAGIIQQSEAKARRAEVAQEADFFGSMDGASKFVRGDAIAGIMILVINLVGGLLVGVLQHDMSFSKALATYGALTIGDGLVAQIPALIISTAAGILVTRVATEDDFSGQVSKQFQANSNALAVVAGVFGVLGVIPGMPHFIFITFAVLFGGLSYLAHQRTVKREEEAAVAARAAPVREELEWKDVPIVEPLCLELAYRLIPLVDRGDESDLIKRIKAIRRKFVTEVGFLIPSVHIRDNLQLPAENYRVLLYGAEIGRGQCLPDRLLAIQPSGAEVINGIAVKDPTFGMPAVWIERSQRDDAITKGCTVVEPAVVLATHLDHLIRQHASELLGRQETQDLLDHFKLSYPKLVEDVIPKVVSVATLQRILQMLLDENVPIKDLRTIIEVASEHPDKLSNPIDVMPFIRYALRRTIVQETLGEGPNYQVLGIQPEFERLIEQSIGAGAIAPDGVIEPSLARLFGEEVIKGVQEMEANNLPPVIVSGTRTRMTFAKIAKRVCPQAIVLALGELPPSANLSFYRVICSQAGQTN; encoded by the coding sequence ATGAATATCTTAGGTATAGAAACAGCCAAACTACCTAGTCCATCTGCCCAGGGCGCTATACCTGTCCTTGTTTTACTCGTTTTAATCATGATGCTGGTGCCATTACCAGCCGTGATGCTCGATGTGCTCTTTACCTTCAACATCGCCTTATCGATCATCGTTTTATTTACTGCCATCAATATCAAATCCTTTAAGGATTTTGTGGCGTTTCCCACGGTTTTATTGCTCACCACCCTCTTACGACTTTCTCTCAATGTGGCTTCCACCCGGGTGGTGCTTTCCGAAGGCTATCAAGGCACCGATGCAGCGGGTAAGGTGATTGAGGCGTTTGGGGTGTTCTTAATTAGCGGTAACTTTGCGGTCGGTATCGTGATCTTTATTGTGATCACCATCATTAACTTTGTGGTGATCACCAAAGGCTCAGGACGTGTCGCTGAAGTCTCAGCCCGCTTTGCCTTGGACTCAATGCCCGGTAAGCAGATGGCAATTGATGCGGATTTAAATGCCGGCATCATTCAGCAAAGTGAAGCGAAGGCGCGGCGCGCTGAAGTTGCGCAAGAAGCCGACTTCTTTGGCTCCATGGATGGTGCGTCCAAATTTGTGCGCGGCGATGCCATTGCCGGGATCATGATTTTGGTCATCAACTTAGTCGGCGGTTTATTGGTTGGCGTACTCCAACACGACATGTCATTTAGCAAAGCGCTCGCCACCTATGGAGCGCTGACCATCGGTGATGGTCTAGTAGCACAAATTCCGGCGCTCATCATTTCCACGGCTGCTGGTATTTTGGTGACCCGCGTTGCAACCGAAGATGATTTCTCGGGCCAGGTATCCAAGCAGTTCCAGGCCAATAGCAATGCCCTAGCGGTAGTCGCTGGAGTTTTTGGGGTCTTGGGTGTGATTCCTGGGATGCCCCACTTTATCTTTATTACCTTTGCCGTTCTGTTTGGGGGCTTGTCTTATTTAGCGCACCAAAGAACTGTCAAGCGCGAAGAGGAGGCTGCGGTGGCGGCGCGCGCCGCACCGGTTCGTGAAGAGTTGGAATGGAAAGATGTGCCCATCGTTGAGCCTCTGTGCTTGGAGTTGGCCTATCGCTTAATACCGCTAGTTGATCGGGGTGATGAGAGCGATCTCATTAAACGCATCAAAGCGATTCGTCGCAAGTTCGTAACCGAGGTTGGGTTCTTAATTCCGTCGGTGCATATTCGGGATAACTTGCAACTGCCCGCTGAGAACTATCGCGTCTTGCTTTATGGAGCCGAGATTGGTCGCGGCCAATGCTTACCCGATCGCCTCTTAGCAATTCAACCGAGTGGTGCCGAAGTCATTAATGGCATTGCTGTGAAAGATCCAACCTTTGGGATGCCCGCGGTATGGATTGAGCGCTCCCAACGCGATGATGCGATAACCAAAGGTTGCACCGTGGTCGAGCCTGCGGTGGTACTAGCAACGCACTTAGATCATTTAATCCGCCAACACGCAAGCGAATTACTCGGTCGCCAAGAGACCCAGGATTTGTTGGATCACTTTAAGTTGAGCTACCCCAAATTGGTTGAGGATGTGATTCCAAAGGTGGTGAGTGTGGCCACCCTCCAGCGGATTTTGCAAATGCTCCTGGATGAGAACGTCCCCATTAAAGATTTGCGCACCATCATCGAGGTTGCGAGCGAGCACCCTGATAAGTTGTCCAACCCCATCGATGTCATGCCCTTCATTCGCTATGCCCTGCGCCGCACCATCGTGCAAGAGACTTTAGGTGAAGGCCCCAACTACCAGGTCTTGGGGATTCAGCCGGAATTTGAACGCCTCATTGAGCAATCGATTGGCGCTGGTGCAATCGCTCCGGATGGTGTGATTGAGCCCTCCTTGGCCCGTCTTTTTGGAGAGGAAGTAATTAAGGGCGTGCAAGAAATGGAAGCCAATAATTTACCGCCAGTGATTGTGAGTGGCACCCGTACCCGCATGACCTTTGCCAAGATTGCCAAGCGGGTTTGCCCGCAAGCCATCGTCCTGGCACTGGGCGAACTCCCCCCCAGCGCGAATCTGAGCTTTTACCGAGTAATATGTAGTCAGGCAGGCCAAACCAACTAA
- the flhF gene encoding flagellar biosynthesis protein FlhF, with amino-acid sequence MGPQKFTASNTAEALKKVRLEMGADAMILSTSDTVNGVEIVAITPQDLAKLSSGGSGSGGRPRDLDPEVEIAPSFAQPAKLSAARNIPKPSTFATADPSNNAGFKRVEFPRISPSSANMSSGDSFKPAFFESSQRIPASEAKFVGEGSEEAPVTPKSLNGSHRNGAAEVSPNPKTIAELANSPRVEKLLSEIGEVKNLLQSRVAGNFWGNLQQEKAHLTEVIKHLLNTGFSPQLCADITRQLPETSDLPTLLHNVRDQIKGMIKTVDAFATFDKGGVFAFIGPTGVGKTTTVAKIAARCVLRYGRNQVTLLTTDTYRIGAQEQLKVFAKILGLTVTSLRDGEDLSTKLKELSGRKIVLLDTAGVSQRDTLMLEQSKTLQDGSQNASRILVMSSTTDLRTQEEVIKLHNQAAQKNGAGKIDAAVITKIDEAAHVAPVVDSIIRHDMPLLFISNGQRVPEDLSLPDLDYLSHRAVQARAFSEDLSYSDDQIPAIFSNNLGDWIKTS; translated from the coding sequence ATGGGTCCCCAAAAATTCACCGCCTCAAACACTGCAGAAGCCTTAAAAAAGGTTCGCCTCGAGATGGGTGCCGATGCCATGATTTTGTCGACAAGCGACACCGTCAATGGCGTTGAAATTGTGGCCATCACCCCCCAAGATTTGGCCAAGCTCTCCTCCGGAGGATCCGGATCGGGCGGTCGCCCCCGCGATCTCGACCCCGAAGTGGAGATTGCCCCAAGCTTTGCCCAACCAGCTAAATTAAGTGCGGCTCGCAATATACCCAAGCCCAGCACCTTCGCCACAGCCGATCCCAGTAACAACGCAGGCTTCAAACGCGTAGAGTTCCCTAGAATCTCCCCTTCTTCAGCCAACATGAGCTCGGGGGATAGTTTTAAGCCGGCTTTTTTTGAGTCCTCGCAGCGCATCCCTGCCAGTGAGGCTAAATTTGTAGGCGAGGGTTCGGAGGAAGCGCCAGTTACGCCCAAATCACTCAATGGCAGCCATCGCAATGGTGCTGCTGAAGTTAGTCCAAACCCAAAAACCATTGCCGAGCTTGCCAACTCACCGCGCGTTGAGAAACTCCTCTCCGAGATTGGCGAGGTGAAGAACTTATTGCAATCGCGGGTGGCTGGTAATTTTTGGGGTAATTTGCAGCAAGAGAAAGCCCACCTTACTGAAGTTATCAAGCATTTACTCAATACCGGCTTCTCCCCTCAGTTGTGCGCGGATATTACCCGGCAACTTCCAGAGACTTCGGATCTCCCCACCCTCTTACACAATGTGCGCGATCAGATTAAGGGCATGATCAAAACCGTCGACGCCTTTGCGACCTTTGATAAAGGTGGCGTATTTGCATTCATTGGACCCACTGGGGTGGGTAAGACCACCACGGTAGCTAAGATTGCAGCGCGTTGCGTGTTGCGCTATGGACGCAATCAAGTCACCCTCTTAACGACCGATACCTATCGTATCGGCGCCCAAGAGCAGTTAAAAGTATTTGCCAAGATCTTGGGACTTACCGTGACCTCTTTGCGTGACGGCGAAGACCTCTCAACCAAACTTAAAGAACTCTCAGGCCGCAAGATTGTTTTACTCGATACCGCCGGCGTTAGTCAGCGCGACACCCTGATGCTTGAGCAATCCAAGACCTTGCAAGATGGCTCACAAAATGCGTCGCGGATCTTGGTGATGAGCTCGACAACCGATTTAAGAACCCAAGAAGAAGTGATTAAGCTACACAACCAAGCAGCTCAAAAGAATGGGGCTGGCAAGATTGATGCGGCGGTCATTACCAAGATTGATGAAGCGGCCCACGTGGCACCCGTGGTCGATAGCATTATTCGGCACGACATGCCGCTCTTATTTATTTCCAATGGTCAGCGCGTACCCGAAGATTTGAGCTTGCCTGATCTTGATTACTTAAGTCATCGCGCCGTTCAAGCACGGGCATTCTCTGAAGATCTGTCTTACAGCGACGATCAAATCCCAGCCATCTTCTCCAATAACTTGGGTGATTGGATCAAAACCTCCTAA
- a CDS encoding surface-adhesin E family protein produces the protein MISNQGIYWLLALVWLWAGALQAQPLMADLKPILDTKTHSIYIYKSSVKNLPPDWKKVWVLTNFYPDPNQPPLTVLSTRRNVLFDCRKNRFSTLALIRYGEPNALGKPLLQTDSGFDLKEREVPEGSAMEIIKGIVCGS, from the coding sequence ATGATATCCAATCAAGGAATTTATTGGTTACTTGCTTTGGTATGGCTTTGGGCTGGGGCTCTACAGGCTCAACCATTAATGGCAGATCTAAAACCGATCCTAGATACCAAGACCCATAGTATTTACATCTATAAAAGCTCGGTTAAAAACTTACCGCCTGATTGGAAAAAGGTCTGGGTATTAACGAACTTTTACCCAGACCCTAACCAGCCCCCGCTTACCGTTTTATCAACGCGTCGCAATGTGCTATTTGATTGCCGCAAGAATCGGTTCTCTACTTTGGCACTGATTCGTTATGGAGAGCCTAACGCGCTGGGCAAGCCTCTGTTGCAGACCGACTCCGGTTTTGATCTCAAAGAGCGCGAGGTCCCCGAGGGGTCGGCAATGGAGATTATTAAAGGCATTGTGTGCGGTTCCTAA
- the flgM gene encoding flagellar biosynthesis anti-sigma factor FlgM → MKINDSTPLIPSGKEPGRVDVAQKSPPGIQNPNAKAEALKGPAVSLDISLTAKLAEIKEELKTDKATDKVLLDKIRAKIDAGEFEIDYQKIANGILGDTIAALGSKVRAK, encoded by the coding sequence ATGAAGATTAACGACAGTACACCACTCATTCCGTCGGGCAAAGAGCCAGGCCGGGTGGATGTTGCTCAAAAATCGCCCCCTGGTATCCAAAATCCCAATGCAAAGGCCGAGGCACTGAAGGGCCCCGCAGTCAGCCTCGATATTAGTCTCACAGCCAAACTGGCTGAGATTAAGGAAGAGCTCAAAACCGATAAGGCAACGGACAAAGTCCTCTTGGATAAAATCCGCGCCAAGATCGATGCTGGCGAATTTGAGATCGACTACCAAAAGATTGCCAACGGCATCCTAGGCGATACGATTGCTGCGCTCGGTAGCAAAGTCCGCGCCAAGTAA
- a CDS encoding diguanylate cyclase domain-containing protein, protein MIEVRQSQLQSLSQHEIERLVYVDPLSQLPNRRYVEESLPNLLQKLDGTALFCFVDIDRFKQANQISYAFGDSLLSAFSQRLASLLRAHDLVCRFGGDEFIVILSDLSAADASMQGQAICERLLARMQEPYRIDGRLYSVTISIGSCLIDTQSTFEGLIKSADDALRAAKRSGGNALRMADALPPEVTSAQATSFAAAMQIDSHQSGVGAEILLPAACMDLAQWFHYLERLRLHHAASFVSGHTPFRLAIDVPQRLIMQDMALIQSFTQMLQAYVVNHALPAQTICLEIDESFLQSSPMVLDHFYRAMSEAEIMLCLDHYGRPQSRFGSQCEPFFSLVKLSVHLCDRICDDARARSQIEGIVTMTKTMGQIPIAQNSTHDAATQLALAELGCEYFQGPYKSL, encoded by the coding sequence ATGATTGAGGTTCGTCAATCCCAGCTTCAATCGCTAAGTCAACATGAAATTGAGCGCTTGGTTTATGTTGACCCCTTAAGTCAATTACCCAATCGACGCTACGTCGAGGAATCGCTTCCCAACTTACTGCAAAAACTCGATGGAACTGCGCTATTTTGTTTTGTCGACATCGATCGCTTTAAACAAGCCAATCAAATTAGTTATGCATTTGGCGACTCTCTCTTAAGTGCATTTTCTCAACGGCTCGCATCGCTTCTCAGGGCCCATGACTTGGTATGCCGTTTTGGTGGTGATGAGTTCATCGTCATTCTGTCTGATCTATCCGCTGCGGATGCTTCGATGCAAGGTCAAGCCATCTGTGAGCGACTCTTAGCGCGCATGCAAGAGCCTTATCGGATTGATGGGAGACTCTATTCGGTCACAATCAGTATTGGATCTTGTCTAATCGACACGCAATCCACCTTTGAGGGACTGATCAAGAGTGCTGATGATGCACTTCGTGCAGCTAAGCGCAGCGGTGGAAATGCGCTGCGGATGGCAGATGCGCTCCCGCCCGAGGTCACTAGTGCACAGGCTACTTCGTTCGCGGCAGCGATGCAGATTGATAGTCATCAGAGTGGTGTTGGTGCAGAAATTCTATTACCTGCAGCGTGCATGGATTTGGCGCAATGGTTTCATTACTTAGAGCGCTTACGATTACACCATGCAGCATCCTTCGTTTCGGGTCATACGCCATTTCGTTTGGCCATTGATGTACCGCAGCGTTTGATTATGCAGGATATGGCATTAATTCAATCGTTTACCCAAATGCTCCAAGCGTATGTCGTGAATCATGCATTACCTGCTCAAACGATTTGCCTCGAAATCGACGAATCATTTTTGCAGTCAAGCCCGATGGTGTTGGATCATTTTTATCGGGCGATGAGTGAGGCTGAGATTATGCTGTGTTTGGATCATTATGGGCGCCCCCAATCGCGTTTTGGCAGTCAGTGCGAACCATTTTTTTCCTTGGTTAAGCTCTCTGTACATTTATGCGATCGGATTTGTGATGACGCACGTGCCCGATCGCAGATTGAGGGTATTGTTACTATGACCAAGACTATGGGCCAAATTCCCATTGCACAAAATTCCACTCATGATGCTGCCACTCAATTGGCATTAGCCGAATTGGGTTGCGAATATTTCCAAGGACCTTATAAAAGCCTTTAA
- the flgA gene encoding flagellar basal body P-ring formation chaperone FlgA, whose translation MNRLRALLLCLGLALFGTQAADAQTQAQAQSNPPTNLAQQVPGIPLEVQNNIRRFIQKSPTVAGFRTEVDFLEPSMVLPACPGGTIEVLSAPNMRLWGRSVVQARCLKAAWLFNIPVMIRVYGDYVVSTRYLQAGSRLSASDMRITNGDLTGVPDDVLRSPREADDRVLTRPIQMGMPIGLNDLRETAVIKVGDPVTILLKGRDFQVTGTGTAQTQGMMNEMVRVRLNDGQVLQGKVIRPGVVEMTLDR comes from the coding sequence ATGAATCGTCTGCGTGCGCTATTGCTTTGCCTAGGGCTTGCCCTTTTTGGAACCCAGGCGGCTGACGCGCAAACCCAAGCCCAAGCCCAATCCAACCCCCCCACCAATCTTGCCCAGCAAGTTCCAGGCATTCCTCTTGAGGTGCAAAACAACATTCGGCGCTTTATCCAAAAAAGCCCGACGGTGGCTGGTTTTCGGACCGAAGTGGACTTTTTGGAGCCCTCCATGGTGCTCCCAGCCTGTCCCGGAGGAACGATTGAGGTCTTATCGGCCCCCAATATGCGTCTTTGGGGGCGCAGCGTGGTGCAGGCCCGTTGCCTAAAAGCGGCCTGGTTATTCAATATCCCGGTGATGATCCGGGTGTACGGGGATTATGTGGTCTCGACCCGCTATTTACAGGCCGGAAGCCGCTTATCGGCCTCGGACATGCGCATTACCAATGGTGATCTCACCGGGGTGCCCGATGACGTACTGCGCAGCCCCAGGGAGGCGGACGACCGGGTCTTGACCCGCCCCATCCAGATGGGGATGCCAATTGGGCTAAACGATTTACGGGAAACTGCCGTAATCAAAGTAGGGGATCCGGTCACCATTTTGCTAAAAGGCCGGGATTTCCAGGTTACCGGGACCGGAACCGCCCAAACGCAAGGCATGATGAACGAAATGGTGCGGGTTCGGTTAAACGATGGCCAGGTATTGCAGGGTAAGGTGATACGGCCCGGGGTTGTAGAAATGACCCTAGACCGTTAA